In a genomic window of Desulfurellaceae bacterium:
- a CDS encoding amidohydrolase, protein MASAGSEQTKKPYCVISADCHVLEPPDLWERRVAPRFRHRLPRMELDDRGRKTLIVEGQRPTRIRDFSLDGDDLERARGGSWEASKRHADLDRDGIDAEVVYPNRGLLMWASPDPEHQTELCRVWNDWAIEVFPPSQKRSLPVAAIAPQNVETAVTEVERVARLGYRVVFLPVQVPDQPYNLPLYEPLWAAIQDAGLPISFHVGTGKDPRTATGNGGAILNYVWHALSTAIEPVTQMCVSGILQRFPQLRFATVEAGIGWLAWTLWVMDEGYQKHHFWVAPKLEMLPSEYFRRQGYATFQDDPIGLETRKWIGAENLMWGDDYPHHEGTWPRSGEVIERTMGELSDDERRQVLGGTAAKLYGFEMPDEGRA, encoded by the coding sequence ATGGCATCGGCGGGATCTGAACAGACGAAGAAACCGTATTGTGTGATATCGGCGGACTGCCATGTGCTGGAGCCGCCGGATCTGTGGGAGCGCCGGGTGGCGCCCAGGTTTCGCCACCGGCTGCCCCGCATGGAGCTGGACGACAGGGGCCGAAAAACCCTGATCGTTGAGGGCCAGCGGCCGACCCGGATTCGGGATTTCAGCCTCGACGGGGACGATCTGGAACGGGCCAGGGGCGGTAGCTGGGAGGCGAGCAAACGCCACGCCGATCTGGACCGGGACGGCATTGACGCCGAGGTGGTGTATCCCAACCGGGGTCTGTTGATGTGGGCCTCGCCCGACCCCGAGCACCAGACCGAGCTGTGCCGGGTGTGGAACGACTGGGCGATTGAGGTCTTCCCGCCCAGCCAGAAGCGCTCGCTGCCGGTGGCGGCGATTGCGCCCCAGAATGTCGAGACGGCGGTCACAGAGGTCGAGCGGGTGGCCAGGCTCGGCTACCGGGTGGTCTTTCTGCCGGTCCAGGTGCCGGACCAGCCGTATAACCTGCCGCTGTACGAGCCGCTGTGGGCGGCCATTCAGGACGCCGGCCTGCCGATCAGCTTTCATGTCGGGACGGGCAAGGACCCGCGCACCGCAACCGGCAACGGCGGGGCGATCCTCAACTATGTGTGGCACGCGCTATCGACCGCGATCGAGCCGGTGACCCAGATGTGTGTGTCGGGCATCTTGCAGCGCTTTCCGCAGCTCAGGTTTGCCACGGTTGAGGCCGGTATCGGCTGGCTGGCCTGGACCCTGTGGGTCATGGACGAGGGCTATCAGAAGCATCACTTCTGGGTCGCGCCCAAGTTGGAGATGTTGCCCAGCGAGTATTTCCGCCGCCAGGGCTATGCCACGTTTCAGGATGATCCGATCGGCCTGGAGACGCGCAAGTGGATCGGTGCCGAGAACTTGATGTGGGGCGATGACTACCCGCACCACGAGGGCACCTGGCCGCGCTCCGGGGAGGTCATTGAGCGCACGATGGGCGAGCTGAGCGATGACGAGCGGCGTCAGGTGTTGGGCGGGACGGCGGCCAAACTGTACGGGTTTGAGATGCCGGACGAGGGGCGAGCATGA
- a CDS encoding cyclase family protein, giving the protein MQRVAQAQQVSVQAGDIVLLRTGWLAWYDGLDEAGREALRGTLHPGEGGMACPGLDATQETAAWLWDHQIAAMASDNVALEALPVDAKTGGFQHRRLIALQGMPIGEVWDLEELARDCVQDGVYEFFLVSVPLNLPGGVGSPANAYAIK; this is encoded by the coding sequence TTGCAGCGGGTCGCCCAGGCGCAGCAGGTGAGCGTCCAGGCCGGGGATATTGTGCTGCTGCGCACGGGCTGGCTGGCCTGGTATGACGGGCTGGATGAGGCTGGCCGCGAGGCGCTGCGCGGGACCCTGCATCCGGGCGAGGGTGGCATGGCGTGTCCCGGCCTGGACGCCACGCAGGAGACTGCGGCCTGGCTGTGGGACCACCAGATTGCGGCCATGGCCTCGGATAATGTGGCGCTTGAGGCGCTGCCGGTTGACGCTAAAACGGGCGGCTTCCAGCACCGGCGGCTGATCGCCCTGCAGGGTATGCCGATCGGCGAGGTGTGGGATCTGGAAGAGCTGGCTCGGGACTGCGTCCAGGACGGGGTGTACGAGTTCTTTCTGGTGTCGGTGCCGCTCAACCTGCCGGGCGGGGTTGGGTCGCCGGCTAATGCGTACGCGATCAAGTGA